The following are from one region of the Denitrobacterium detoxificans genome:
- a CDS encoding 2-hydroxyacyl-CoA dehydratase, with protein sequence MTKANENDQMRIGVDVGSTTVKLLVLNPQDETVFSVYRRHHSDVRATIVDIIDEALEQVGDVPATIDITGSGGLLLSQWLQVPFVQEVVANKTAIERIIPATDVAIELGGEDAKIIYLDGGIEQRMNGTCAGGTGAFIDQMATLLDTDASGLNEMASRHTIIYPIASRCGVFAKTDVQPLLNEGAKKDDIAASVLQAVVMQTISGLACGRPIRGNVAFLGGPLHYLSELRQRFIETLELTDETTIIPEESHLFVARGAAFASEENEEVVSLGILKQRMADLGDVQGSEVPRLEPLFSSEEELQAFRERHAKAAVPKGELSEYRGEAYLGIDAGSTTLKSALIGKDGQVLYSFYANNKGDVLGTARRMLGELEEQIPRDEQGNALVTIGHTTTTGYGEALLLEAIQADSGEIETVAHLRGARELNPDVDFILDIGGQDMKCMTVKNGVIEHIMLNESCSAGCGSFIEAFATSLNLSVQDFAQEALHSAAPVDLGSRCTVFMNSRVKQAQKEGATVADISAGLSYSVIKNALFKVIKLRDASELGEHAIVQGGTFLNDAVLRAFENLAGHDAIRPDIAGLMGAWGAALLARDRAAGKGTKMLTPAEIDQLEVKHSTVRCGLCSNNCLLTINDFGKDPETGRRRRFITGNRCERGAGAKTKSKDVPNLFEFKNDLLFNREVLSADQAKYGTVGIPRALNMYENYPFWHSFFTTLGYRVELSSASTKETFEAGIESMPSENACYPAKLSHGHIMELLERDVDFIWMPCIRWERQEDEGANNHFNCPIVMSYSEALKLNIDELRTSRTDFLNPFIPYDDKEALKKRLCEHLSKNRKRELEARGIANVAVPTRKEIDEAVDRAWQVDLDFKSTMRAKGEETLRWLEEHHGHGIVLAGRPYHIDPEINHALPELITGFGMAVLTEDSVAHLGNLERNLRVYDQWMYHTRLYNAARVVTQRSDLDLVQMMSFGCGLDALTTDEVEEILEGSGKVYTLLKIDQISNLGAARIRIRSLMAALEQRAGDDEFAHEEEGMDPSIDEAHMNRDAARAELSQARGACVTDGFEFKTHRKTASTEFPRVEFTEEMRETYTILAPQMSPIHFELLVPLFRANGYNLELLPAVDTGAVEAGLKYVNNDICYPSILVTGQIMEAATSGRYDMDKTAFIITQTGGGCRATNYIALIRKGLHEAGLDQVPVVSLAFNNTGEVNSGFKITGKMLLTAIPVLVIGDLLMQMLYRTRPYEAEPGSANALFRKWMDYLVEHETSMSRRQFNRVIEQIVRDFDELPCVDFGSKPRVGVVGEILVKFHPTANNDIVGTIEAEGCEANVPGLVDFFLFGMLNPAVRHKELTPNLKKYLGARSLVTFVESQRNPVRKALAASKRFEPIMRIEDIARGASDIIDLGNTMGEGWLLTGEMVELVNEGVPNIVCTQPFACLPNHVVGKAVIKEMRRQYPQSNIVAVDYDPGASEVNQLNRIKLMIAVAKENLKEERAKKAAEAGE encoded by the coding sequence ATGACCAAGGCAAACGAGAACGACCAGATGCGCATCGGCGTCGACGTAGGTTCGACTACGGTAAAGCTTCTGGTTCTGAACCCGCAAGACGAGACGGTGTTCTCGGTGTACCGCCGCCATCATTCCGACGTGCGCGCTACCATCGTGGATATCATCGACGAGGCGTTGGAGCAGGTGGGCGATGTGCCTGCCACTATCGACATTACGGGTTCGGGCGGCCTTCTGCTTTCGCAGTGGCTCCAGGTGCCCTTCGTGCAAGAGGTCGTGGCCAACAAGACGGCCATCGAGCGCATCATTCCCGCTACTGACGTTGCCATCGAGCTGGGCGGCGAAGACGCGAAGATCATCTACCTGGATGGTGGCATCGAGCAGCGCATGAATGGCACGTGCGCAGGTGGCACGGGCGCGTTCATCGACCAGATGGCCACGCTGCTTGACACCGACGCATCGGGACTGAATGAAATGGCCAGCCGTCACACCATCATCTATCCCATCGCCAGCCGCTGCGGCGTGTTCGCCAAGACCGACGTGCAGCCCCTGCTGAACGAGGGCGCCAAGAAGGACGATATCGCCGCGAGCGTACTGCAGGCCGTGGTCATGCAGACCATTTCCGGCCTGGCATGCGGTCGCCCCATCCGCGGTAACGTGGCGTTTCTGGGCGGCCCCCTGCATTACCTTTCCGAGCTGCGCCAGCGTTTCATCGAAACGCTCGAGCTCACCGACGAGACCACCATCATTCCCGAGGAATCGCATCTGTTCGTGGCCCGTGGCGCTGCGTTTGCGTCCGAGGAGAACGAGGAAGTCGTTTCCCTGGGCATTCTGAAGCAGCGCATGGCCGATTTGGGCGATGTGCAGGGTAGCGAAGTGCCGCGTTTGGAGCCGCTGTTCAGCAGCGAGGAAGAGCTGCAGGCGTTCCGCGAGCGCCATGCGAAGGCAGCCGTTCCCAAGGGCGAACTGTCTGAGTACCGCGGCGAGGCCTACCTGGGCATCGACGCTGGCTCTACCACGCTGAAATCCGCCCTTATTGGCAAAGACGGCCAGGTGCTGTACAGCTTCTACGCCAACAACAAGGGCGACGTGCTGGGTACGGCGCGCCGCATGCTGGGCGAGCTGGAAGAGCAGATTCCTCGCGACGAGCAGGGCAATGCGCTGGTCACCATCGGTCACACCACCACTACGGGTTATGGCGAGGCATTGCTGCTGGAGGCCATTCAGGCCGATAGCGGCGAAATCGAGACGGTTGCGCATCTGCGCGGCGCCCGCGAGTTGAACCCGGATGTCGACTTCATTCTGGACATTGGCGGCCAGGACATGAAGTGCATGACGGTGAAGAACGGCGTCATTGAGCACATCATGCTCAATGAGTCGTGCAGTGCTGGCTGCGGTAGCTTCATCGAAGCGTTTGCTACGTCGCTGAATCTTTCCGTGCAGGATTTCGCGCAGGAGGCCCTGCATTCTGCCGCTCCCGTCGACCTGGGCAGTCGCTGCACCGTGTTCATGAACAGTCGCGTGAAGCAGGCGCAGAAGGAAGGTGCCACCGTTGCCGACATCAGCGCTGGCCTTTCCTATTCGGTCATCAAGAACGCGCTGTTCAAGGTTATCAAGCTACGTGACGCCAGCGAGCTTGGCGAGCATGCCATCGTACAGGGCGGCACGTTCCTGAACGACGCCGTGCTGCGTGCGTTCGAGAACCTGGCCGGCCACGATGCCATTCGCCCCGACATTGCGGGTCTCATGGGCGCTTGGGGCGCGGCTCTGCTGGCGCGCGATCGCGCAGCGGGCAAGGGCACCAAGATGCTCACGCCGGCGGAAATCGACCAGCTCGAGGTAAAGCACAGCACCGTGCGTTGTGGCCTGTGCTCGAATAACTGCCTGCTTACCATCAACGACTTTGGCAAGGATCCCGAAACGGGCCGTCGCCGTCGCTTCATCACGGGCAACCGCTGCGAGCGTGGCGCGGGCGCGAAGACGAAGAGCAAGGACGTTCCGAATCTGTTCGAGTTCAAGAACGACCTGTTGTTCAATCGCGAAGTTCTTTCCGCCGATCAGGCGAAATATGGCACCGTGGGCATTCCCCGCGCGCTGAACATGTACGAGAATTACCCGTTCTGGCATAGCTTCTTCACCACGCTGGGCTATCGCGTAGAGCTTTCCAGCGCCAGCACGAAGGAGACGTTCGAGGCGGGCATCGAGTCCATGCCCTCCGAAAACGCCTGCTATCCTGCGAAGCTTTCCCATGGCCACATCATGGAGCTGCTGGAGCGCGACGTCGATTTCATCTGGATGCCCTGCATTCGCTGGGAGCGCCAGGAAGACGAAGGTGCGAACAACCACTTCAACTGCCCGATTGTCATGAGCTATTCCGAGGCGTTGAAGCTCAACATCGACGAGCTGCGTACGAGCCGTACCGATTTCCTGAATCCGTTCATTCCCTATGACGACAAGGAAGCCCTGAAGAAGCGCCTGTGCGAGCATCTTTCGAAGAACCGCAAGCGCGAGCTGGAAGCGCGCGGCATTGCCAATGTGGCCGTGCCCACGCGCAAGGAAATCGACGAGGCCGTCGACCGCGCTTGGCAGGTCGACTTGGACTTCAAGAGCACCATGCGCGCCAAGGGCGAGGAAACGCTGCGCTGGCTGGAAGAGCATCATGGTCATGGCATCGTGCTGGCGGGTCGTCCGTACCATATCGACCCGGAAATCAACCACGCGCTGCCCGAGCTCATCACGGGCTTCGGCATGGCCGTGCTCACCGAGGATTCCGTAGCCCATCTGGGCAACCTCGAGCGTAATCTGCGCGTGTACGACCAGTGGATGTACCATACGCGCCTGTACAACGCCGCTCGCGTGGTTACGCAGCGCTCCGACCTCGACCTGGTTCAGATGATGAGCTTCGGTTGCGGCCTGGACGCCCTTACCACCGACGAGGTCGAAGAGATTTTGGAAGGCTCGGGCAAGGTATACACCCTGCTCAAGATCGACCAGATCTCGAACCTGGGTGCTGCGCGCATTCGCATCCGCTCGCTCATGGCTGCCCTGGAGCAGCGTGCGGGCGACGACGAGTTCGCGCACGAGGAAGAGGGCATGGACCCCTCGATCGACGAAGCGCATATGAACCGCGATGCGGCTCGTGCCGAGCTTTCCCAGGCCCGTGGCGCGTGCGTCACCGATGGCTTCGAGTTCAAGACACATCGCAAGACCGCATCCACCGAATTCCCGCGTGTGGAGTTCACCGAGGAGATGCGTGAGACGTATACCATTCTGGCTCCGCAGATGAGTCCGATTCACTTCGAGCTTTTGGTACCGCTGTTCCGTGCCAACGGCTACAACCTGGAACTGCTGCCCGCCGTGGACACGGGTGCCGTGGAAGCGGGCCTGAAGTACGTGAACAACGACATCTGCTATCCGTCTATCCTGGTTACGGGCCAGATTATGGAAGCTGCCACCAGCGGCCGCTACGACATGGACAAGACGGCGTTCATCATCACTCAGACGGGTGGTGGCTGCCGTGCCACGAACTACATTGCGCTCATCCGCAAGGGCCTGCATGAGGCTGGCCTCGACCAGGTGCCCGTGGTTTCGCTGGCGTTCAACAACACCGGCGAAGTGAACTCGGGCTTCAAGATTACGGGCAAGATGCTGCTCACCGCCATCCCCGTGCTGGTCATTGGCGACCTGCTCATGCAGATGCTCTATCGCACCCGTCCGTACGAGGCCGAGCCTGGTAGCGCGAATGCCCTGTTCCGCAAGTGGATGGATTACCTGGTGGAGCATGAGACGTCCATGAGCCGCCGTCAGTTCAACCGCGTCATCGAGCAGATCGTGCGCGACTTCGACGAGCTGCCCTGCGTCGATTTCGGCAGCAAGCCGCGCGTGGGCGTGGTTGGCGAGATCCTGGTGAAGTTCCATCCCACGGCCAACAACGACATCGTGGGCACCATCGAGGCGGAAGGCTGCGAGGCGAACGTGCCCGGCCTGGTGGACTTCTTCCTGTTCGGCATGCTGAACCCGGCGGTTCGCCACAAGGAGCTTACGCCCAACCTGAAGAAGTACCTGGGCGCACGCTCGCTCGTTACGTTCGTGGAGTCTCAGCGCAATCCCGTACGCAAGGCCCTGGCTGCCAGCAAGCGCTTCGAGCCCATCATGCGCATCGAGGACATTGCCCGCGGCGCAAGCGATATCATCGACCTGGGCAATACCATGGGCGAGGGTTGGCTGCTCACGGGCGAGATGGTGGAACTGGTGAACGAGGGCGTGCCGAACATCGTGTGCACGCAGCCCTTCGCGTGCCTGCCCAACCATGTGGTTGGCAAGGCCGTCATCAAGGAGATGCGCCGCCAGTACCCGCAGAGCAATATCGTGGCCGTCGACTACGACCCGGGCGCTTCCGAGGTGAACCAGCTCAACCGCATCAAGCTCATGATTGCGGTGGCCAAGGAGAACCTGAAGGAAGAGCGTGCCAAGAAGGCTGCCGAAGCGGGGGAGTAA
- a CDS encoding helix-turn-helix transcriptional regulator, which translates to MADEQQAQASDKATNAPFFFPENEETGAHMYPLRFLGLAFFITWLCLTHISSIYPANPDWEAERTLFDFGMRIGDVGSLALFAIFAPRLQSFSRHMPMAVTTCALSCMGTLLMALYVFPMHLPPAIIIVLSALTAVGGSVLFCFWAQIYSRMSTTQLLVYSAGCCIGAYVLSFFVGNLRQPVAIFTISLMPLCSLFCAWLSQSALPPEKPAAENVRYPLPKRLIALMTIAALISSISGLQETQGVGGSMFRITATCIVGITLLIGTIQRHTIDYRQFARITFPIAVVAVLLIPITIQPFNLVASFLGKLAYVCFTIFALMIMATICHRYEVPSLRPFACARACSEAAILISVLSKNTLHSLQLNTEQAFLYAIATICIVLLALCVLIWRREKAVNEDWGACGISLETGARVIGERARYERRCRELAETYKLTEREAEILALLGQNKTRAEIEAELFLSENTIKTHTRHIYQKTGAHSREEIISLIG; encoded by the coding sequence ATGGCAGACGAACAGCAGGCGCAGGCAAGCGATAAGGCTACGAACGCCCCGTTTTTCTTCCCCGAAAACGAGGAAACGGGCGCTCACATGTACCCCCTTCGCTTCCTGGGTTTGGCCTTTTTCATTACGTGGCTCTGCCTTACGCACATTTCCTCCATTTACCCGGCGAACCCCGACTGGGAAGCCGAGCGCACGCTCTTCGACTTTGGCATGCGCATTGGCGACGTGGGATCGCTCGCCCTCTTCGCCATATTTGCGCCCCGCCTGCAATCGTTCTCACGCCATATGCCCATGGCGGTAACGACGTGCGCGCTTTCCTGCATGGGTACGCTCCTCATGGCGCTCTACGTGTTCCCCATGCACCTCCCGCCAGCCATCATCATCGTGCTGAGTGCGCTCACCGCCGTTGGCGGCTCCGTGCTCTTCTGCTTCTGGGCGCAGATATACAGCCGCATGAGCACCACGCAATTGCTGGTCTATTCCGCAGGATGCTGCATCGGGGCCTACGTGCTTTCCTTCTTCGTGGGGAATCTGCGTCAGCCAGTGGCAATCTTCACCATCTCGCTAATGCCCCTCTGTTCGCTCTTCTGCGCATGGCTTTCGCAAAGTGCCCTTCCGCCTGAAAAGCCCGCAGCGGAAAACGTGCGCTACCCCCTACCCAAGCGCCTTATCGCCCTCATGACGATAGCCGCGCTCATCTCGAGCATTTCCGGCCTGCAGGAAACGCAGGGCGTGGGAGGGTCGATGTTCCGCATCACCGCAACGTGCATCGTGGGCATCACCCTGCTTATCGGCACCATCCAAAGGCACACGATCGACTATCGCCAATTCGCACGCATCACCTTCCCCATTGCGGTGGTGGCGGTTCTGCTTATCCCCATTACGATCCAACCGTTCAATCTCGTGGCATCCTTCTTGGGAAAACTCGCGTACGTCTGCTTCACCATATTCGCTTTGATGATCATGGCAACCATCTGCCATCGCTACGAGGTGCCCAGTCTGCGTCCATTTGCCTGCGCACGTGCATGCAGCGAAGCGGCCATACTCATTAGCGTCTTATCGAAGAACACGCTTCATTCGCTGCAGCTCAACACGGAGCAAGCGTTCCTATATGCCATCGCGACCATCTGCATCGTACTGCTGGCGCTTTGCGTTCTCATTTGGAGGCGCGAAAAGGCCGTGAACGAGGACTGGGGCGCGTGCGGCATCTCGCTGGAAACGGGCGCACGCGTCATCGGCGAACGAGCGCGTTACGAACGCCGCTGCCGTGAGCTCGCAGAAACCTACAAGCTCACCGAGCGCGAGGCAGAAATTCTAGCTCTGCTGGGACAGAACAAGACGCGCGCCGAAATCGAGGCCGAACTCTTCCTGTCGGAGAATACGATCAAGACGCATACCCGCCATATCTACCAGAAAACGGGCGCGCACTCACGCGAGGAAATCATCTCGCTCATTGGGTAA
- a CDS encoding FAD-dependent oxidoreductase, whose protein sequence is MGKHECLEPTRRGFLKAAGVSALAAAGAFGLAGCSSQASNTAAVKNAGGVGRFNADLYTDVFPVKTRNIPVLDLESDLTRTGNVAFEMRDIPESEIVRTEETDVLVAGCGLTGSVAALSASDDGTTQVLCIEKMDVGRGMFEGMGVVGGKKMEEAGNIVDKAEMMDVMRFAAQYRVPVDPIKLWGDRSGEAADWLQEKFDEGEGQIQTYFKAGTPASHGYAAPQTEIAFKSEQWSEQTTKNAGGAGIMIVADLANTFSKRANADLRYKTAIVKLEREDGGRVTGAICKDESGYFRVNASKGVILATGGFEANPTMLKSWCRTEDVTNYASWAPNTGATGDGQLMGLAIGGQMDPLPAAVMNFDFGNPTGFYSGATGLSPFLGGIMINEKGVRFCAEDLPFQARSNAISAQQGCGARTWRLSSSTQLASLEDAAREKALTAFDGLIEKGWAFRASSLAELAEKIGCDAKTLEDECARFNAFKDASKDDDFNRNMAKATKIEGDEFFAMIHQSTILATVSGLVVDYNCHVLDYDNNVIEGLYAAGGASGGFFSGNYPRHIFGPSVGRCVTFGYVSGEHAAKGE, encoded by the coding sequence ATGGGCAAACATGAATGCCTAGAGCCTACGCGTCGCGGCTTTCTGAAGGCCGCTGGCGTGAGCGCACTGGCTGCAGCTGGTGCATTTGGTCTTGCGGGTTGCTCTTCGCAGGCGTCGAATACGGCTGCCGTGAAGAACGCGGGTGGTGTTGGCAGGTTCAACGCCGACCTGTACACGGACGTGTTCCCTGTGAAGACGCGCAACATCCCCGTACTCGACCTCGAGAGCGATCTCACCCGTACGGGCAACGTTGCATTCGAGATGCGCGACATCCCCGAGAGCGAGATTGTCCGCACCGAGGAAACCGACGTTCTGGTCGCTGGCTGCGGCCTGACGGGTTCCGTTGCTGCTCTGTCCGCTTCCGATGACGGCACCACGCAGGTGCTCTGCATCGAGAAGATGGACGTGGGTCGCGGCATGTTCGAGGGCATGGGCGTTGTTGGCGGCAAGAAGATGGAAGAAGCCGGCAACATCGTCGACAAGGCCGAGATGATGGACGTCATGCGCTTTGCCGCTCAGTACCGCGTGCCGGTTGACCCCATCAAGCTGTGGGGCGACCGCTCTGGCGAGGCTGCTGACTGGCTGCAGGAGAAGTTTGACGAAGGCGAAGGCCAGATTCAGACGTACTTCAAGGCTGGCACTCCCGCATCGCACGGCTATGCTGCTCCCCAGACCGAAATCGCCTTCAAGAGCGAGCAGTGGTCTGAGCAGACCACCAAGAACGCTGGTGGCGCCGGCATCATGATCGTTGCCGACCTGGCCAACACGTTCAGCAAGCGCGCGAATGCCGATCTGCGTTACAAGACGGCAATCGTGAAGCTCGAGCGTGAAGACGGCGGTCGCGTAACGGGCGCCATCTGCAAGGATGAGTCCGGTTACTTCCGCGTAAACGCCAGCAAGGGCGTCATCCTGGCAACGGGCGGCTTCGAGGCCAACCCCACGATGCTGAAGTCCTGGTGCCGTACCGAAGACGTGACCAACTATGCTTCCTGGGCTCCCAACACGGGCGCGACGGGCGACGGTCAGCTGATGGGTCTTGCCATCGGCGGTCAGATGGACCCCCTGCCCGCTGCAGTCATGAACTTCGACTTTGGCAACCCGACCGGCTTCTACAGTGGCGCTACGGGCCTGAGCCCCTTCCTGGGTGGCATCATGATCAACGAGAAGGGCGTGCGCTTCTGCGCCGAGGACCTTCCGTTCCAGGCTCGTTCCAACGCCATTAGCGCTCAGCAGGGCTGCGGTGCCCGCACCTGGCGCCTGTCCAGCTCCACGCAGCTGGCTTCCCTCGAGGACGCCGCTCGTGAGAAGGCTCTCACCGCTTTTGACGGCCTGATCGAAAAGGGCTGGGCGTTCCGCGCCAGCAGCCTTGCCGAACTGGCCGAGAAGATTGGCTGCGACGCCAAGACGCTCGAGGACGAGTGCGCTCGCTTCAACGCGTTCAAGGATGCCAGCAAGGACGACGACTTCAATCGCAACATGGCCAAGGCCACCAAGATTGAAGGCGACGAGTTCTTTGCCATGATCCATCAGTCCACCATTCTGGCGACGGTATCTGGCCTGGTAGTTGACTACAACTGCCACGTTCTCGACTACGACAACAACGTCATCGAGGGTCTGTATGCCGCAGGTGGCGCTTCGGGTGGCTTCTTCAGCGGTAACTACCCGCGTCACATCTTCGGGCCTTCGGTGGGCCGTTGCGTCACCTTTGGCTACGTGTCCGGCGAGCATGCTGCGAAAGGAGAATAA
- a CDS encoding cytochrome c3 family protein, producing MAEEMTSQEQPQKKVHKKGIVAGVIVAVVIIAGIGAFAWHNTPSFCGTVCHDSMGEHLANYEGTDASEGAGLAHLHASANVTCLDCHKAELDVQLAELGSQLTGNTDNLGLADRYYVDNETCLSCHGDSYEALAEKTAGLGDYNPHSQPHGEMNCNECHKGHASQVDTCGECHSNGGQSMKA from the coding sequence ATGGCAGAGGAAATGACCTCTCAGGAGCAGCCTCAGAAGAAGGTTCATAAGAAGGGCATCGTGGCGGGCGTTATCGTTGCCGTCGTGATCATCGCCGGTATTGGCGCTTTCGCGTGGCACAACACGCCTTCCTTCTGCGGTACGGTGTGCCATGACAGCATGGGCGAGCATCTTGCCAACTACGAGGGCACGGACGCTTCCGAAGGTGCCGGTCTTGCGCACCTGCATGCAAGCGCAAATGTGACCTGCCTCGATTGCCACAAGGCTGAGCTCGATGTGCAGCTGGCCGAGCTGGGCTCCCAGCTTACGGGCAACACCGACAACCTGGGCCTTGCCGATCGTTATTACGTGGACAACGAGACCTGCCTCTCGTGCCATGGCGATAGCTACGAGGCTCTTGCCGAGAAGACGGCTGGTCTGGGTGACTACAACCCGCATTCTCAGCCGCATGGCGAGATGAACTGCAACGAGTGCCATAAGGGCCATGCTTCGCAGGTGGATACCTGCGGCGAGTGCCACAGCAATGGCGGTCAGAGCATGAAGGCATAA
- a CDS encoding pyridoxamine 5'-phosphate oxidase family protein — translation MRRSDREVTSESGVRDILDEGRIMHLGLFDDAYPYVVPLHYGYEYADGKLTLYAHSARAGHKLDLIERNPHVGVEIDSDHGIISGGDVPCKYGSAYASLMGRGVAEVVVDPAEKTHAIALLMKHQTGRDFAISERMAATVAIIKVTVHAFTAKRNPAD, via the coding sequence ATGCGCAGAAGCGATAGAGAAGTCACAAGCGAATCCGGCGTGCGGGACATCCTCGACGAGGGCCGCATCATGCACCTGGGGCTCTTCGACGACGCGTACCCCTACGTCGTACCCCTGCATTATGGATACGAATACGCAGATGGGAAGCTTACGCTCTACGCGCACAGCGCACGAGCGGGGCACAAGCTCGACCTTATCGAGAGGAACCCCCATGTAGGCGTTGAGATCGATTCCGACCATGGCATCATTTCAGGCGGGGACGTACCCTGCAAATACGGGTCAGCGTATGCATCGCTCATGGGACGCGGCGTTGCCGAAGTCGTAGTCGACCCCGCCGAGAAAACCCACGCCATCGCTCTACTCATGAAACACCAAACGGGCCGCGACTTCGCCATAAGCGAGCGCATGGCCGCAACCGTCGCAATCATCAAGGTCACCGTGCACGCGTTTACCGCAAAAAGAAATCCGGCGGACTAG